From Zingiber officinale cultivar Zhangliang chromosome 5B, Zo_v1.1, whole genome shotgun sequence, the proteins below share one genomic window:
- the LOC121984109 gene encoding DNA ligase 6-like isoform X4 gives MTGPPSPSCSSSLFLSSYRSFSASLPPSPSLSPLAFRLLSAGSPLPPVPSDFPYSKLIPRTRFVIDGFRSAGDFSVSYFLSHFHSDHYAGLSSAWCKGVIFCSAITARLLVEVLKVPPFFVVSLSSGEVLEIDEWEVAAVDANHCPGAVQFLFRSRGSEGRRAERYIHTGDFRFHESMKLDPVLCEFVGADAVFLDTTYCNPKFVFPSQEESVEYIVSTIKRIKEQNKETGESVLFLIATYVIGKEKILLEISRQCGCLLQVDSRKMQILSVLGLVDSGAFTQDTAVSNIHVIGWNVLGETWPYFRPNFGKMEEIMLERGYSKVVGFVSTGWMYETKKDGFAVRVKGSLEVHLVPYSEHSNYDELREYVKFLKPKRVIPTVGVDIETPDSKHALAMKKHFRGLVDEMANKHDFLLALHRKSDSTDLISGNDITVDLNLHGDVDSENIPLQPDLQNFSRLNVEDMEGTLKDLQDCLPSWVTQIQSLELLKKFNGDIIAAVTEFFEHETEFYKQANATNNSIVSPCEKIETNLDLLFPLKSPGEIPESGMKNFLSPVKQSVEQILKNTANPPLKKKRSSDGGKNKKKKKMKGCPTLYKSGGKQSIITNFFKKASADASSSFTNVNTSSQQISSSIDEDPVAVKICKEDLDKFLQVINDGIPRESAATLMEKAKGNIDVAVDMYYCAFHNVLEDDENLITNNVLKTEGNLLPAADAPIIHLDKNREKLYNSSSDRISLPTLYLKGNFREDKTATNVSLPIDKYCPIEYACWKAGEPSPYLHLARTFHLVEQEKGKIKTTTMLCNMFRSLLTLSPADVLPALYLCTNRIASDHENMELNVGGSLVVTALEEACGTTRSKIKEMYNKFGDLGDVAQEIRQTQALLAPPSPILIHHLFCILREISVITGSGSALRRKNLIVNLMRSCREMEMKFLVRTLVRNLRIGAMMKTILSALAQAVVLNSLPPLASVGISDTTKLQLQSVSAAVVEAFNVLPNLDVFIPSLLSKGLEFSARSIEMIPGTPILPLLARITNGVIQVMKLFEGRAFTCEYKYDGQRAQIHRLADGSIRIFSRQMKETTSRFPDLVNIIKDSCKPEASTFILDAEVVAVDRTHGRKLLSFQELSSRERGNKDSSISTEKIRVNICVFIFDIMLCNGERLLDLPLRKRRKYIKDLFNMEKAGYLEFAKEITVGSTCSKAVWIQQHW, from the exons ATGACCGGCCCTCCTTCCCCTTCCTGCTCCTCCTCCCTTTTCCTCTCCTCGTACCGCTCCTTCTCCGCCTCTCTTCCTCCTAGTCCCTCCTTATCTCCCCTCGCTTTCCGTCTCCTATCCGCCGGCTCTCCTCTCCCCCCGGTGCCCTCCGACTTCCCCTACTCGAAGCTTATTCCGAGGACGCGCTTCGTAATCGACGGTTTCCGCTCAGCCGGAGACTTCTCCGTCTCCTACTTTctttcccacttccactcagatCATTACGCCGGCCTCAGCAGCGCTTGGTGTAAAGGAGTCATCTTTTGCTCGGCGATCACCGCTCGTCTCCTCGTCGAGGTCCTCAAGGTCCCTCCTTTCTTCGTCGTTTCACTCTCATCGGGTGAAGTCTTAGAGATCGACGAATGGGAGGTTGCTGCCGTAGACGCCAACCACTGCCCCGGCGCCGTCCAGTTCCTTTTTAGGTCACGTGGGTCCGAAGGGAGGCGAGCGGAAAGGTATATTCACACTGGCGACTTTCGTTTCCATGAATCGATGAAACTGGATCCTGTTTTGTGTGAGTTCGTTGGAGCGGATGCTGTTTTCTTGGACACGACATATTGTAACCCCAAGTTTGTCTTCCCATCGCAAGAGGAATCAGTCGAATACATCGTGAGCACTATCAAAAGAATTAAAGAGCAAAATAAGGAAACGGGGGAATCGGTTCTTTTTCTGATCGCGACCTATGTAATTGGCAAAGAGAAGATTTTGCTTGAGATTTCTCGTCAGTGCGGTTGCCTGCTGCAAGTGGATAGCAGAAAAATGCAGATTTTATCTGTTCTGGGCCTTGTCGATTCTGGCGCTTTTACTCAGGATACTGCAGTCAGCAATATTCATGTTATTGGATGGAACGTATTGGGTGAGACTTGGCCTTACTTCAGGCCTAATTTTGGAAAGATGGAGGAGATTATGCTGGAGAGAGGATACTCTAAAGTAGTGGGTTTCGTTTCGACAGGGTGGATGTATGAAACGAAGAAAGATGGATTTGCAGTGAGGGTTAAGGGTTCGCTTGAGGTTCATCTGGTTCCGTACAGTGAGCATTCGAACTATGACGAGTTGAGAGAATATGTAAAGTTCTTGAAGCCAAAGCGAGTTATACCAACTGTTGGAGTGGATATTGAGACTCCAGATAGCAAGCATGCTTTAGCTATGAAGAAGCATTTCAGAGGACTAGTTGATGAGATGGCAAACAAGCACGATTTTCTGTTGGCTTTACACAGGAAGTCAGACTCTACTGATTTAATATCTGGGAATGACATAACTGTTGATCTTAACCTGCATGGTGATGTGGATTCAGAAAATATTCCACTGCAACCTGACTTGCAAAATTTCAGCAGGCTAAATGTTGAGGACATGGAAGGTACACTTAAGGACCTTCAAGATTGCTTGCCATCTTGGGTAACACAGATTCAGTCATTAGAATTGCTAAAAAAGTTTAATGGAGATATCATTGCTGCAGTTACAGAATTTTTCGAACACGAAACAGAGTTCTATAAACAAGCAAATGCCACTAACAATTCTATAGTTAGCCCTTGTGAAAAGATTGAGACTAATCTTGATCTCTTGTTTCCTCTTAAGTCTCCTGGAGAGATCCCTGAATCTGGTATGAAGAATTTCCTGAGCCCGGTGAAGCAATCAGTTgaacaaattttgaaaaatacggCAAATCCACCACTCAAAAAAAAGAGGAGCTCAGATGGCggaaaaaacaagaaaaaaaagaagatgaaAGGTTGCCCGACTTTGTATAAAAGTGGTGGAAAGCAATCTATTATcactaattttttcaaaaaagctTCAGCAGATGCATCTTCCAGTTTTACCAATGTGAATACTTCTAGCCAACAAATAAGTAGTTCAATAGATGAGGATCCAGTTGCTGTAAAAATCTGTAAAGAAGATTTGGACAAATTTCTTCAGGTCATAAATGATGGAATACCACGGGAGTCTGCTGCAACATTGATGGAGAAGGCTAAAGGAAATATTGATGTAGCAGTGGACATGTATTATTGTGCTTTCCATAATGTCTTGGAGGATGATGAGAATTTGATCacaaataatgttttgaaaactgAGGGGAACTTACTCCCTGCAGCTGATGCACCAATTATTCATTTAGATAAGAATAGAGAAAAGCTGTACAATTCATCTTCAGACAGAATAAGCTTACCAACATTGTActtaaagggaaattttagaGAAGACAAAACTGCAACTAATGTATCGTTACCAATTGATAAATATTGCCCTATTGAGTATG CATGCTGGAAAGCTGGAGAGCCTTCTCCGTACTTGCACTTAGCACGAACTTTTCACTTAGTGGaacaagaaaaaggaaagataaagACCACAACTATGCTTTGCAATATGTTCAGAAG CTTGCTTACTCTGTCTCCTGCTGATGTTCTGCCTGCTCTTTATCTGTGCACAAATAGAATTGCTTCTGACCATGAAAATATG GAACTGAATGTCGGTGGAAGTTTAGTAGTAACGGCATTGGAAGAGGCTTGTGGAACAACCAGATCCAAAATCAAGGAAATGTACAATAAATTTGGTGATCTTG GTGATGTTGCACAAGAAATCCGACAAACCCAGGCTTTACTTGCTCCTCCTAGTCCCATTTTAATTCACCATTTATTCTGTATTCTTAGAGAGATCAG TGTGATCACAGGAAGTGGGAGTGCCCTTCGCAGGAAAAATCTCATTGTGAATCTGATGCGTTCCTGTAGGGAAATGGAAATGAAATTTCTTGTCAGAACATTG GTTCGGAATTTGCGTATTGGTGCAATGATGAAAACCATCTTGTCAGCACTAGCACAAGCAGTGGTATTGAATAGTCTACCCCCTCTAGCGTCTGTTGGAatttctgataccactaaattgcaGCTTCAG AGTGTTTCTGCAGCAGTTGTGGAGGCATTCAATGTTCTTCCAAATTTG GATGTTTTTATTCCTTCTCTTTTGAGCAAAGGCTTGGAATTTTCTGCTCGTTCAATTGAAATGATTCCGGGCACACCAATTCTGCCATTGCTTGCCAG AATTACCAATGGTGTCATACAAGTGATGAAATTGTTTGAGGGTAGAGCTTTCACCTGTGAATACAA ATATGATGGTCAAAGGGCCCAAATTCATAGATTAGCTGATGGTTCTATACGAATTTTTTCAcgacaaatgaaggaaacaacATCTAGATTCCCAGATTTAGTGAACATTATCAAAGATTCCTGTAAACCTGAAGCTTCTACTTTTATATTAGATGCAGAG GTTGTTGCTGTGGACAGAACACATGGCAGGAAACTTTTGTCTTTTCAAGAGCTATCTTCAAGGGAAAGAGGAAATAAGGATTCATCAATTTCAACAGAAAAAATCAGA
- the LOC121984110 gene encoding uncharacterized protein LOC121984110 codes for MKNSNRSGATAGDPVEKGAPLSQKAVKVVANVCFGSFVLAVLVFTIVAITYQPPDPWLDSPKALIAKSLDAVLPNATFRTDDSVIRTGEDLAVDNSSSDIATTPPPSTGISTSGCDSDSPLNCSDPRALDAIRRFNARIFGRSIVFLSYDTPVTGSNPGECDAAWRFRNRHEKSWRRYRDYRRFHLASAENCSYEVDSAGKFRSGVNAAPKSSPRRWSPSSRAPPAQIPDADINDTIPELGSDFQRRRYIYYTRGGDYCKGMNQYLWSFLCALGEAQYLNRTFVMDLNICLAATYNPSGRDDEGKDFRYYFDFEHLKESISLAEETKFLRDWRRWERASSKITLRKVPTYKVTPMQLKEDRSTIIWRQFDGPEPENYWYRVCEGRSAKFIQRPWQAIWKSKRLMNIVSEIAGKMDWDYDAVHVVRGDKVMNKELWPNLDADTSPEALVKKLTKVIGKQKNLYIATNEPFYNYFDKLRSHYKVHLLDDYKEMWGNTSEWYNETMALHNGLPVEFDGYMRVAVDTEVLYRAKNRVETFNNLTMDCKDGINTC; via the coding sequence ATGAAGAATTCCAACAGAAGCGGAGCCACAGCCGGAGATCCGGTGGAGAAGGGGGCGCCTCTGAGCCAGAAGGCCGTTAAAGTCGTCGCTAACGTCTGCTTCGGCTCCTTCGTCCTTGCCGTCCTCGTCTTCACCATCGTCGCCATCACCTACCAGCCCCCTGATCCTTGGCTCGATTCGCCTAAAGCCCTCATCGCCAAGTCTCTCGACGCCGTCCTCCCCAACGCCACCTTCCGCACCGACGACTCCGTCATCCGCACTGGCGAGGACCTCGCCGTTGACAACTCCTCCTCCGACATCGCCACCACCCCACCTCCATCCACAGGGATCTCCACCTCCGGATGCGACTCCGATTCCCCTCTCAATTGCTCCGACCCCCGCGCTCTCGACGCGATCCGCCGCTTCAACGCTCGGATCTTTGGCCGGTCCATCGTGTTCCTCAGCTACGACACGCCCGTCACCGGATCCAACCCTGGAGAATGCGACGCCGCCTGGCGATTCCGCAACCGCCACGAGAAGTCTTGGCGGCGCTACAGGGATTATCGCCGTTTCCATCTCGCCTCCGCCGAGAACTGCAGTTACGAGGTCGATTCCGCGGGCAAGTTCCGCTCCGGCGTCAACGCTGCCCCCAAGTCCTCTCCGCGGCGCTGGTCCCCGTCGTCGCGTGCCCCTCCTGCGCAGATCCCTGATGCTGATATCAATGACACGATCCCAGAGCTCGGATCGGATTTCCAGAGAAGAAGATACATCTACTACACTCGTGGCGGGGATTACTGCAAGGGAATGAATCAGTATCTTTGGAGTTTTCTCTGCGCCCTCGGAGAAGCCCAGTATTTGAACCGGACGTTCGTGATGGATCTAAACATCTGCCTGGCTGCCACTTACAATCCCAGTGGCCGTGATGATGAGGGCAAGGATTTCAGGTACTATTTCGATTTCGAGCATCTTAAGGAGTCTATATCGTTGGCGGAGGAGACTAAGTTCTTGAGAGACTGGCGCCGATGGGAGCGTGCTTCCAGCAAGATCACCCTCCGCAAGGTGCCAACATATAAGGTCACTCCGATGCAGCTCAAGGAGGACAGGAGCACCATCATCTGGAGGCAGTTCGATGGGCCAGAGCCTGAAAATTACTGGTACCGCGTGTGCGAGGGCCGGTCAGCTAAATTCATTCAGAGGCCATGGCAAGCCATTTGGAAATCCAAGCGGCTGATGAACATAGTGTCCGAGATTGCAgggaagatggattgggactatGATGCGGTACATGTGGTCCGGGGAGACAAGGTGATGAACAAGGAGCTGTGGCCCAATCTGGATGCAGACACATCTCCAGAAGCATTAGTGAAGAAGTTAACTAAGGTGATCGGGAAACAGAAGAATCTATACATTGCCACTAATGAGCCATTCTACaattattttgataaacttagATCTCACTACAAGGTGCATTTGCTTGACGATTATAAGGAGATGTGGGGCAACACAAGCGAGTGGTACAATGAGACCATGGCGCTACATAATGGGCTCCCGGTGGAGTTTGATGGGTATATGAGGGTGGCAGTGGACACGGAGGTGCTTTATAGAGCAAAGAATCGTGTGGAGACATTCAATAATCTAACCATGGATTGTAAGGATGGTATCAATACATGCTAA